One stretch of Equus przewalskii isolate Varuska chromosome 9, EquPr2, whole genome shotgun sequence DNA includes these proteins:
- the LOC103554201 gene encoding N-formyl peptide receptor 2-like: METNFSVPLNGSNVRPHQPPGYAVVNILSLVVLGITFVLGILGNGLVIWVAGFRMARTVTTLCYLNLAIADFSFTTTIPFLMVSMAMGKQWPFGWFLCKLVHIVVDINLFGSVFLIAFIALDRCICVLHPIWAQNHRTVGLATKLIMGPWILALILTSQIFLFFTTKSDGKGNTLCTFSFESWGNTTDEKRKITVTVLTVRGIIRFIIGFSMPMSIVAICYGLIAAKMHKKGMIKSSHPLRVLTAVVASFFLCWFPFQLFALLGTVWIKEIYFEGKHKIIILLINLTSSLAFFNSCLNPILYVFVGRDFRKKLIHSLPASLERALSEDSAQTSDTITKSSSSPAEVQLQAM; this comes from the coding sequence ATGGAAACCAACTTCTCCGTCCCTCTGAATGGATCCAATGTGAGGCCCCATCAGCCTCCTGGCTACGCTGTTGTGAATATCCTCTCATTGGTGGTGCTTGGGATCACTTTTGTCCTCGGAATCCTGGGCAATGGGCTTGTGATCTGGGTGGCTGGATTCCGGATGGCACGCACAGTCACCACCCTCTGTTACCTGAACTTGGCCATAGCTGACTTCTCTTTCACTACTACCATTCCCTTCCTCATGGTCTCAATGGCCATGGGAAAACAATGGCCTTTTGGCTGGTTCCTATGCAAGTTAGTTCACATCGTGGTGGACATCAACCTGTTTGGGAGTGTCTTCCTAATTGCTTTCATTGCTCTAGACCGCTGTATTTGTGTCCTGCATCCAATCTGGGCCCAAAACCACCGCACTGTAGGTCTGGCTACAAAACTGATCATGGGACCCTGGATTCTTGCTCTAATCCTCACCTcacaaattttcctcttcttcactaCAAAAAGTGATGGGAAAGGGAATACACTCTGTACTTTCAGCTTCGAATCCTGGGGTAACACCACTGATGAGAAGAGGAAGATAACCGTCACCGTGTTGACAGTCAGAGGGATCATCCGGTTTATCATTGGCTTCAGTATGCCGATGTCCATCGTCGCAATCTGCTATGGCCTCATTGCTGCCAAGATGCACAAAAAAGGCATGATTAAATCCAGCCACCCCTTACGGGTCCTCACTGCTGTtgtggcttctttctttctctgttggtTCCCCTTTCAACTGTTTGCCCTTCTTGGCACAGTCTGgatcaaagaaatatattttgaaggtaagcACAAAATCATTATTCTCCTTATTAACCTAACGAGCTCCCTGGCCTTCTTCAACAGCTGCCTCAACCCAATACTCTATGTCTTCGTGGGTCGAGACTTCCGAAAGAAACTGATCCACTCCCTGCCAGCCAGTCTGGAGAGGGCCCTGAGTGAGGACTCAGCCCAGACCAGTGACACAATAACCAAATCTTCTTCATCCCCTGCAGAAGTCCAGTTACAGGCAATGTGA